The DNA region TGTTCCGCATGATGCGCAGCCATGTCGCCGACCTGCTCGACGCCGCCGTGGACAGCGTGACGCCGCCGCCCGAACGGCTGGTGCGTGGCTCCTTCGTGATCCTGCGCTTCGCGCTCGACCACCCGGAAAGTGCGGCGGCGCTGCTCAAACTGTCGCCTGAACTGCTGGACGATGCTGCACCGCTCAACGTCAAAGCGCGTGAAGTGGTCATCGATGGTCTGGAATCCGGTCATTTCAAGGGCATTCCCGCCAATTCGGCGACCTTGCTGGTGGTCGGCGCATCGCTCGTGATGCTGCAGGATTCGATCGATCGCCAGAAATCGGTCAAGCGGCTCGTCGCCAAGATGATCCCCCTCATGGCCGGGGTGCTGCGGGCGCTGGGTGTCGATGCTACCAGCGCAGCGTCGGCGGCCAAGGCGGCGGCGCGGGCGACGCTGGAATAAATCACCGGCATATAGCGGAGGCAGTTACGCGCGCTACGCCCGCGGCCGGCCCAATATGTCCCGCGCGCGCGGCGCGAGCCGATCGACGGCGGCGGCGTGAATGCCCGGCGCAGAACAGAGCAGGCCGAAGGCCGTGGGCAGCGGCCGGTTGAAGCGCAACGGATCGCCCAACGCATCCGTCACCGCGCCGCCCGCTTCCTGCACGATCAGCGCGGCGGCGGCGATGTCCCATTCATTGCCCCAGCGCACGGTCGCCACCAGGTCGGCTTCGTCGGCGGCGACCATCGCCATGCGCAGCGCGATGCTGTTGGGCTTGTCCACCGTCACCAGATCGCGATCGGCGCGGGGCAATTGATCGGCGGGCACCCGCGCGCCCGGCAAGGCGGATCGGGAGCCTGCCCGCAGCGGCTGGCCGTTGCGGGTGGCGCCCTTACCCCTCTGCGCGATCCACAATTCGTTGCGCGCGGGCGCGGCCAATATGCCGATCGTGACCGCGCCATTGTCCACCAGCGCCACCGACACCGCCCATCCGGGCCGCCCGCGCAGATAGTCGCGCGTGCCGTCGATCGGATCGACCACCCAGACGCGGGGCACGCCCAGTCGGTGGACGGTATCGGCAGTTTCCTCCGACAGCCAGCCCGCATCCGGATCGATCGCCGCCAATCGATCGCGCAGCATCGCATCGACCGACAGGTCCGCCTCGCACACCGGATGACCCGGCACCTTTTCCCATTGGCGCACGCGCGTGTCA from Sphingobium sp. HWE2-09 includes:
- a CDS encoding inositol monophosphatase family protein → MPGADATLPAVLSAVTEAADHALALWADGDTRVRQWEKVPGHPVCEADLSVDAMLRDRLAAIDPDAGWLSEETADTVHRLGVPRVWVVDPIDGTRDYLRGRPGWAVSVALVDNGAVTIGILAAPARNELWIAQRGKGATRNGQPLRAGSRSALPGARVPADQLPRADRDLVTVDKPNSIALRMAMVAADEADLVATVRWGNEWDIAAAALIVQEAGGAVTDALGDPLRFNRPLPTAFGLLCSAPGIHAAAVDRLAPRARDILGRPRA
- a CDS encoding TetR/AcrR family transcriptional regulator, with the translated sequence MDTARNPGEKSDRRINRTRLALLEAAQRLFALRSVEGVSIDDIAKEAEVAKGSLYNHFDSKEALADELFRMMRSHVADLLDAAVDSVTPPPERLVRGSFVILRFALDHPESAAALLKLSPELLDDAAPLNVKAREVVIDGLESGHFKGIPANSATLLVVGASLVMLQDSIDRQKSVKRLVAKMIPLMAGVLRALGVDATSAASAAKAAARATLE